A stretch of Homo sapiens chromosome 12, GRCh38.p14 Primary Assembly DNA encodes these proteins:
- the RSRC2 gene encoding arginine/serine-rich coiled-coil protein 2 isoform X3, producing the protein MAASDTERDGLAPEKTSPDRDKKKEQSEVSVSPRASKHHYSRSRSRSRERKRKSDNEGRKHRSRSRSKEGRRHESKDKSSKKHKSEEHNDKEHSSDKGRERLNSSENGEDRHKRKERKSSRGRSHSRSRSRERRHRSRSRERKKSRSRSRERKKSRSRSRERKKSRSRSRERKRRIRSRSRSRSRHRHRTRSRSRTRSRSRDRKKRIEKPRRFSRSLSRTPSPPPFRGRNTAMDAQEALARRLERAKKLQEQREKEMVEKQKQQEIAAAAATGGSVLNVAALLASGTQVTPQIAMAAQMAALQAKALAETGIAVPSYYNPAAVNPMKFAEQEKKRKMLWQGKKEGSEDEAGCSSVDEESYKTLKQQEEVFRNLDAQYEMARSQTHTQRGMGLGFTSSMRGMDAV; encoded by the exons ATGGCG gctAGTGATACAGAGCGAGATGGACTAGCCCCAGAAAAGACATCACCAGatagagataagaaaaaagaGCAGTCAGAAGTATCTGTTTCTCCTAGAGCTTCAAAACATCATTATTCAAGATCACGATCAaggtcaagagaaagaaaacgaAAGTCAG ataatgaaggaagaaaacacaggagccGGAGCAGAAGCAAAGAG GGAAGAAGACATGAATCCAAAGATAAATCCTCTAAGAAACATAAGTCTGAGGAACATAATGACAAAGAACATTCTTCTGATAAAGGAAGAGAGCGACTAAATTCATCTGAAAATGGTGAGGACAGGCACAAACGCAAAGAAAGAAAGTCATCAAGAGGCAGAAGTCACTCAAGATCTAGGTCTCGTGAAAG ACGCCATCGTAGTAGAAGCAGGGAGCGGAAGAAGTCTCGATCCAGGAGTAGGGAGCGGAAGAAATCGAGATccagaagcagagagaggaagaaatcgAGATCCAGAAGCAGGGAAAGAAAACGGCGGATCAGGTCTCGTTCCCGCTCAAGATCAAGACACAGGCATAGGACTAGAAGCAGGAGTAGGACAAGGAGTAGGAGTCG AGATAGAAAGAAGAGAATTGAAAAGCCGAGAAGATTTAGCAGAAGTTTAAGCCGGACTCCAAGTCCACCTCCCTTCAGAGGCAGAAACACAGCAATGGATGCACAGGAAGCTTTAGCTAGAAG GTTGGAAAGGGCAAAGAAATTACAAGAACAGCGAGAAAAGGAAAtggttgaaaaacaaaaacaacaagaaatagCTGcag CTGCAGCTACTGGAGGTTCTGTTCTCAATGTTGCTGCCCTGTTGGCATCAGGAACACAAGTAACACCTCAGATAGCCATGGCAGCTCAGATGGCAGCCCTGCAAGCTAAAGCTTTGGCAGAGACAGGAATAGCTGTTCCTAGCTACTATAACCCAGCCGCTGTTAATCCAATGAAATTTGctgaacaagagaaaaaaaggaaaatgctttGGCAGGGCAAGAAAGAAGGG AGTGAAGATGAAGCTGGATGTAGCTCAGTTGATGAAGAAAGTTACAAGACTCTGAAGCAGCAGGAAGAAGTATTTCGAAATTTAGATGCTCAGTATGAAATGGCAAGATCACAAACCCACACACAAAGAGGAATGGGTTTGGGTTTCACATCTTCAATGCGAGGAATGGATGCAGTTTGA
- the RSRC2 gene encoding arginine/serine-rich coiled-coil protein 2, with product MAASDTERDGLAPEKTSPDRDKKKEQSEVSVSPRASKHHYSRSRSRSRERKRKSDNEGRKHRSRSRSKEGRRHESKDKSSKKHKSEEHNDKEHSSDKGRERLNSSENGEDRHKRKERKSSRGRSHSRSRSRERRHRSRSRERKKSRSRSRERKKSRSRSRERKKSRSRSRERKRRIRSRSRSRSRHRHRTRSRSRTRSRSRDRKKRIEKPRRFSRSLSRTPSPPPFRGRNTAMDAQEALARRLERAKKLQEQREKEMVEKQKQQEIAAAAATGGSVLNVAALLASGTQVTPQIAMAAQMAALQAKALAETGIAVPSYYNPAAVNPMKFAEQEKKRKMLWQGKKEGDKSQSAEIWEKLNFGNKDQNVKFRKLMGIKSEDEAGCSSVDEESYKTLKQQEEVFRNLDAQYEMARSQTHTQRGMGLGFTSSMRGMDAV from the exons ATGGCG gctAGTGATACAGAGCGAGATGGACTAGCCCCAGAAAAGACATCACCAGatagagataagaaaaaagaGCAGTCAGAAGTATCTGTTTCTCCTAGAGCTTCAAAACATCATTATTCAAGATCACGATCAaggtcaagagaaagaaaacgaAAGTCAG ataatgaaggaagaaaacacaggagccGGAGCAGAAGCAAAGAG GGAAGAAGACATGAATCCAAAGATAAATCCTCTAAGAAACATAAGTCTGAGGAACATAATGACAAAGAACATTCTTCTGATAAAGGAAGAGAGCGACTAAATTCATCTGAAAATGGTGAGGACAGGCACAAACGCAAAGAAAGAAAGTCATCAAGAGGCAGAAGTCACTCAAGATCTAGGTCTCGTGAAAG ACGCCATCGTAGTAGAAGCAGGGAGCGGAAGAAGTCTCGATCCAGGAGTAGGGAGCGGAAGAAATCGAGATccagaagcagagagaggaagaaatcgAGATCCAGAAGCAGGGAAAGAAAACGGCGGATCAGGTCTCGTTCCCGCTCAAGATCAAGACACAGGCATAGGACTAGAAGCAGGAGTAGGACAAGGAGTAGGAGTCG AGATAGAAAGAAGAGAATTGAAAAGCCGAGAAGATTTAGCAGAAGTTTAAGCCGGACTCCAAGTCCACCTCCCTTCAGAGGCAGAAACACAGCAATGGATGCACAGGAAGCTTTAGCTAGAAG GTTGGAAAGGGCAAAGAAATTACAAGAACAGCGAGAAAAGGAAAtggttgaaaaacaaaaacaacaagaaatagCTGcag CTGCAGCTACTGGAGGTTCTGTTCTCAATGTTGCTGCCCTGTTGGCATCAGGAACACAAGTAACACCTCAGATAGCCATGGCAGCTCAGATGGCAGCCCTGCAAGCTAAAGCTTTGGCAGAGACAGGAATAGCTGTTCCTAGCTACTATAACCCAGCCGCTGTTAATCCAATGAAATTTGctgaacaagagaaaaaaaggaaaatgctttGGCAGGGCAAGAAAGAAGGG GACAAATCCCAATCTGCTGAAATATGGGAAAAATTGAATTTTGGAAACAAGGACCAAAATGTCAAATTTAGGAAATTGATGGGTATTAAG AGTGAAGATGAAGCTGGATGTAGCTCAGTTGATGAAGAAAGTTACAAGACTCTGAAGCAGCAGGAAGAAGTATTTCGAAATTTAGATGCTCAGTATGAAATGGCAAGATCACAAACCCACACACAAAGAGGAATGGGTTTGGGTTTCACATCTTCAATGCGAGGAATGGATGCAGTTTGA
- the RSRC2 gene encoding arginine/serine-rich coiled-coil protein 2 isoform X4: MKEENTGAGAEAKRTNFFLKQGRRHESKDKSSKKHKSEEHNDKEHSSDKGRERLNSSENGEDRHKRKERKSSRGRSHSRSRSRERRHRSRSRERKKSRSRSRERKKSRSRSRERKKSRSRSRERKRRIRSRSRSRSRHRHRTRSRSRTRSRSRDRKKRIEKPRRFSRSLSRTPSPPPFRGRNTAMDAQEALARRLERAKKLQEQREKEMVEKQKQQEIAAAAAATGGSVLNVAALLASGTQVTPQIAMAAQMAALQAKALAETGIAVPSYYNPAAVNPMKFAEQEKKRKMLWQGKKEGDKSQSAEIWEKLNFGNKDQNVKFRKLMGIKSEDEAGCSSVDEESYKTLKQQEEVFRNLDAQYEMARSQTHTQRGMGLGFTSSMRGMDAV; the protein is encoded by the exons atgaaggaagaaaacacaggagccGGAGCAGAAGCAAAGAG AACCAACTTCTTCTTAAAACAGGGAAGAAGACATGAATCCAAAGATAAATCCTCTAAGAAACATAAGTCTGAGGAACATAATGACAAAGAACATTCTTCTGATAAAGGAAGAGAGCGACTAAATTCATCTGAAAATGGTGAGGACAGGCACAAACGCAAAGAAAGAAAGTCATCAAGAGGCAGAAGTCACTCAAGATCTAGGTCTCGTGAAAG ACGCCATCGTAGTAGAAGCAGGGAGCGGAAGAAGTCTCGATCCAGGAGTAGGGAGCGGAAGAAATCGAGATccagaagcagagagaggaagaaatcgAGATCCAGAAGCAGGGAAAGAAAACGGCGGATCAGGTCTCGTTCCCGCTCAAGATCAAGACACAGGCATAGGACTAGAAGCAGGAGTAGGACAAGGAGTAGGAGTCG AGATAGAAAGAAGAGAATTGAAAAGCCGAGAAGATTTAGCAGAAGTTTAAGCCGGACTCCAAGTCCACCTCCCTTCAGAGGCAGAAACACAGCAATGGATGCACAGGAAGCTTTAGCTAGAAG GTTGGAAAGGGCAAAGAAATTACAAGAACAGCGAGAAAAGGAAAtggttgaaaaacaaaaacaacaagaaatagCTGcag CAGCTGCAGCTACTGGAGGTTCTGTTCTCAATGTTGCTGCCCTGTTGGCATCAGGAACACAAGTAACACCTCAGATAGCCATGGCAGCTCAGATGGCAGCCCTGCAAGCTAAAGCTTTGGCAGAGACAGGAATAGCTGTTCCTAGCTACTATAACCCAGCCGCTGTTAATCCAATGAAATTTGctgaacaagagaaaaaaaggaaaatgctttGGCAGGGCAAGAAAGAAGGG GACAAATCCCAATCTGCTGAAATATGGGAAAAATTGAATTTTGGAAACAAGGACCAAAATGTCAAATTTAGGAAATTGATGGGTATTAAG AGTGAAGATGAAGCTGGATGTAGCTCAGTTGATGAAGAAAGTTACAAGACTCTGAAGCAGCAGGAAGAAGTATTTCGAAATTTAGATGCTCAGTATGAAATGGCAAGATCACAAACCCACACACAAAGAGGAATGGGTTTGGGTTTCACATCTTCAATGCGAGGAATGGATGCAGTTTGA
- the RSRC2 gene encoding arginine/serine-rich coiled-coil protein 2 isoform X6, whose protein sequence is MIRTNFFLKQGRRHESKDKSSKKHKSEEHNDKEHSSDKGRERLNSSENGEDRHKRKERKSSRGRSHSRSRSRERRHRSRSRERKKSRSRSRERKKSRSRSRERKKSRSRSRERKRRIRSRSRSRSRHRHRTRSRSRTRSRSRDRKKRIEKPRRFSRSLSRTPSPPPFRGRNTAMDAQEALARRLERAKKLQEQREKEMVEKQKQQEIAAAAATGGSVLNVAALLASGTQVTPQIAMAAQMAALQAKALAETGIAVPSYYNPAAVNPMKFAEQEKKRKMLWQGKKEGDKSQSAEIWEKLNFGNKDQNVKFRKLMGIKSEDEAGCSSVDEESYKTLKQQEEVFRNLDAQYEMARSQTHTQRGMGLGFTSSMRGMDAV, encoded by the exons ATGATAAG AACCAACTTCTTCTTAAAACAGGGAAGAAGACATGAATCCAAAGATAAATCCTCTAAGAAACATAAGTCTGAGGAACATAATGACAAAGAACATTCTTCTGATAAAGGAAGAGAGCGACTAAATTCATCTGAAAATGGTGAGGACAGGCACAAACGCAAAGAAAGAAAGTCATCAAGAGGCAGAAGTCACTCAAGATCTAGGTCTCGTGAAAG ACGCCATCGTAGTAGAAGCAGGGAGCGGAAGAAGTCTCGATCCAGGAGTAGGGAGCGGAAGAAATCGAGATccagaagcagagagaggaagaaatcgAGATCCAGAAGCAGGGAAAGAAAACGGCGGATCAGGTCTCGTTCCCGCTCAAGATCAAGACACAGGCATAGGACTAGAAGCAGGAGTAGGACAAGGAGTAGGAGTCG AGATAGAAAGAAGAGAATTGAAAAGCCGAGAAGATTTAGCAGAAGTTTAAGCCGGACTCCAAGTCCACCTCCCTTCAGAGGCAGAAACACAGCAATGGATGCACAGGAAGCTTTAGCTAGAAG GTTGGAAAGGGCAAAGAAATTACAAGAACAGCGAGAAAAGGAAAtggttgaaaaacaaaaacaacaagaaatagCTGcag CTGCAGCTACTGGAGGTTCTGTTCTCAATGTTGCTGCCCTGTTGGCATCAGGAACACAAGTAACACCTCAGATAGCCATGGCAGCTCAGATGGCAGCCCTGCAAGCTAAAGCTTTGGCAGAGACAGGAATAGCTGTTCCTAGCTACTATAACCCAGCCGCTGTTAATCCAATGAAATTTGctgaacaagagaaaaaaaggaaaatgctttGGCAGGGCAAGAAAGAAGGG GACAAATCCCAATCTGCTGAAATATGGGAAAAATTGAATTTTGGAAACAAGGACCAAAATGTCAAATTTAGGAAATTGATGGGTATTAAG AGTGAAGATGAAGCTGGATGTAGCTCAGTTGATGAAGAAAGTTACAAGACTCTGAAGCAGCAGGAAGAAGTATTTCGAAATTTAGATGCTCAGTATGAAATGGCAAGATCACAAACCCACACACAAAGAGGAATGGGTTTGGGTTTCACATCTTCAATGCGAGGAATGGATGCAGTTTGA
- the RSRC2 gene encoding arginine/serine-rich coiled-coil protein 2 isoform X2, which yields MAASDTERDGLAPEKTSPDRDKKKEQSEVSVSPRASKHHYSRSRSRSRERKRKSDNEGRKHRSRSRSKEGRRHESKDKSSKKHKSEEHNDKEHSSDKGRERLNSSENGEDRHKRKERKSSRGRSHSRSRSRERRHRSRSRERKKSRSRSRERKKSRSRSRERKKSRSRSRERKRRIRSRSRSRSRHRHRTRSRSRTRSRSRDRKKRIEKPRRFSRSLSRTPSPPPFRGRNTAMDAQEALARRLERAKKLQEQREKEMVEKQKQQEIAAAAAATGGSVLNVAALLASGTQVTPQIAMAAQMAALQAKALAETGIAVPSYYNPAAVNPMKFAEQEKKRKMLWQGKKEGSEDEAGCSSVDEESYKTLKQQEEVFRNLDAQYEMARSQTHTQRGMGLGFTSSMRGMDAV from the exons ATGGCG gctAGTGATACAGAGCGAGATGGACTAGCCCCAGAAAAGACATCACCAGatagagataagaaaaaagaGCAGTCAGAAGTATCTGTTTCTCCTAGAGCTTCAAAACATCATTATTCAAGATCACGATCAaggtcaagagaaagaaaacgaAAGTCAG ataatgaaggaagaaaacacaggagccGGAGCAGAAGCAAAGAG GGAAGAAGACATGAATCCAAAGATAAATCCTCTAAGAAACATAAGTCTGAGGAACATAATGACAAAGAACATTCTTCTGATAAAGGAAGAGAGCGACTAAATTCATCTGAAAATGGTGAGGACAGGCACAAACGCAAAGAAAGAAAGTCATCAAGAGGCAGAAGTCACTCAAGATCTAGGTCTCGTGAAAG ACGCCATCGTAGTAGAAGCAGGGAGCGGAAGAAGTCTCGATCCAGGAGTAGGGAGCGGAAGAAATCGAGATccagaagcagagagaggaagaaatcgAGATCCAGAAGCAGGGAAAGAAAACGGCGGATCAGGTCTCGTTCCCGCTCAAGATCAAGACACAGGCATAGGACTAGAAGCAGGAGTAGGACAAGGAGTAGGAGTCG AGATAGAAAGAAGAGAATTGAAAAGCCGAGAAGATTTAGCAGAAGTTTAAGCCGGACTCCAAGTCCACCTCCCTTCAGAGGCAGAAACACAGCAATGGATGCACAGGAAGCTTTAGCTAGAAG GTTGGAAAGGGCAAAGAAATTACAAGAACAGCGAGAAAAGGAAAtggttgaaaaacaaaaacaacaagaaatagCTGcag CAGCTGCAGCTACTGGAGGTTCTGTTCTCAATGTTGCTGCCCTGTTGGCATCAGGAACACAAGTAACACCTCAGATAGCCATGGCAGCTCAGATGGCAGCCCTGCAAGCTAAAGCTTTGGCAGAGACAGGAATAGCTGTTCCTAGCTACTATAACCCAGCCGCTGTTAATCCAATGAAATTTGctgaacaagagaaaaaaaggaaaatgctttGGCAGGGCAAGAAAGAAGGG AGTGAAGATGAAGCTGGATGTAGCTCAGTTGATGAAGAAAGTTACAAGACTCTGAAGCAGCAGGAAGAAGTATTTCGAAATTTAGATGCTCAGTATGAAATGGCAAGATCACAAACCCACACACAAAGAGGAATGGGTTTGGGTTTCACATCTTCAATGCGAGGAATGGATGCAGTTTGA
- the RSRC2 gene encoding arginine/serine-rich coiled-coil protein 2 isoform X1, with product MAASDTERDGLAPEKTSPDRDKKKEQSEVSVSPRASKHHYSRSRSRSRERKRKSDNEGRKHRSRSRSKEGRRHESKDKSSKKHKSEEHNDKEHSSDKGRERLNSSENGEDRHKRKERKSSRGRSHSRSRSRERRHRSRSRERKKSRSRSRERKKSRSRSRERKKSRSRSRERKRRIRSRSRSRSRHRHRTRSRSRTRSRSRDRKKRIEKPRRFSRSLSRTPSPPPFRGRNTAMDAQEALARRLERAKKLQEQREKEMVEKQKQQEIAAAAAATGGSVLNVAALLASGTQVTPQIAMAAQMAALQAKALAETGIAVPSYYNPAAVNPMKFAEQEKKRKMLWQGKKEGDKSQSAEIWEKLNFGNKDQNVKFRKLMGIKSEDEAGCSSVDEESYKTLKQQEEVFRNLDAQYEMARSQTHTQRGMGLGFTSSMRGMDAV from the exons ATGGCG gctAGTGATACAGAGCGAGATGGACTAGCCCCAGAAAAGACATCACCAGatagagataagaaaaaagaGCAGTCAGAAGTATCTGTTTCTCCTAGAGCTTCAAAACATCATTATTCAAGATCACGATCAaggtcaagagaaagaaaacgaAAGTCAG ataatgaaggaagaaaacacaggagccGGAGCAGAAGCAAAGAG GGAAGAAGACATGAATCCAAAGATAAATCCTCTAAGAAACATAAGTCTGAGGAACATAATGACAAAGAACATTCTTCTGATAAAGGAAGAGAGCGACTAAATTCATCTGAAAATGGTGAGGACAGGCACAAACGCAAAGAAAGAAAGTCATCAAGAGGCAGAAGTCACTCAAGATCTAGGTCTCGTGAAAG ACGCCATCGTAGTAGAAGCAGGGAGCGGAAGAAGTCTCGATCCAGGAGTAGGGAGCGGAAGAAATCGAGATccagaagcagagagaggaagaaatcgAGATCCAGAAGCAGGGAAAGAAAACGGCGGATCAGGTCTCGTTCCCGCTCAAGATCAAGACACAGGCATAGGACTAGAAGCAGGAGTAGGACAAGGAGTAGGAGTCG AGATAGAAAGAAGAGAATTGAAAAGCCGAGAAGATTTAGCAGAAGTTTAAGCCGGACTCCAAGTCCACCTCCCTTCAGAGGCAGAAACACAGCAATGGATGCACAGGAAGCTTTAGCTAGAAG GTTGGAAAGGGCAAAGAAATTACAAGAACAGCGAGAAAAGGAAAtggttgaaaaacaaaaacaacaagaaatagCTGcag CAGCTGCAGCTACTGGAGGTTCTGTTCTCAATGTTGCTGCCCTGTTGGCATCAGGAACACAAGTAACACCTCAGATAGCCATGGCAGCTCAGATGGCAGCCCTGCAAGCTAAAGCTTTGGCAGAGACAGGAATAGCTGTTCCTAGCTACTATAACCCAGCCGCTGTTAATCCAATGAAATTTGctgaacaagagaaaaaaaggaaaatgctttGGCAGGGCAAGAAAGAAGGG GACAAATCCCAATCTGCTGAAATATGGGAAAAATTGAATTTTGGAAACAAGGACCAAAATGTCAAATTTAGGAAATTGATGGGTATTAAG AGTGAAGATGAAGCTGGATGTAGCTCAGTTGATGAAGAAAGTTACAAGACTCTGAAGCAGCAGGAAGAAGTATTTCGAAATTTAGATGCTCAGTATGAAATGGCAAGATCACAAACCCACACACAAAGAGGAATGGGTTTGGGTTTCACATCTTCAATGCGAGGAATGGATGCAGTTTGA
- the RSRC2 gene encoding arginine/serine-rich coiled-coil protein 2 isoform X8, producing the protein MIRTNFFLKQGRRHESKDKSSKKHKSEEHNDKEHSSDKGRERLNSSENGEDRHKRKERKSSRGRSHSRSRSRERRHRSRSRERKKSRSRSRERKKSRSRSRERKKSRSRSRERKRRIRSRSRSRSRHRHRTRSRSRTRSRSRDRKKRIEKPRRFSRSLSRTPSPPPFRGRNTAMDAQEALARRLERAKKLQEQREKEMVEKQKQQEIAAAAATGGSVLNVAALLASGTQVTPQIAMAAQMAALQAKALAETGIAVPSYYNPAAVNPMKFAEQEKKRKMLWQGKKEGSEDEAGCSSVDEESYKTLKQQEEVFRNLDAQYEMARSQTHTQRGMGLGFTSSMRGMDAV; encoded by the exons ATGATAAG AACCAACTTCTTCTTAAAACAGGGAAGAAGACATGAATCCAAAGATAAATCCTCTAAGAAACATAAGTCTGAGGAACATAATGACAAAGAACATTCTTCTGATAAAGGAAGAGAGCGACTAAATTCATCTGAAAATGGTGAGGACAGGCACAAACGCAAAGAAAGAAAGTCATCAAGAGGCAGAAGTCACTCAAGATCTAGGTCTCGTGAAAG ACGCCATCGTAGTAGAAGCAGGGAGCGGAAGAAGTCTCGATCCAGGAGTAGGGAGCGGAAGAAATCGAGATccagaagcagagagaggaagaaatcgAGATCCAGAAGCAGGGAAAGAAAACGGCGGATCAGGTCTCGTTCCCGCTCAAGATCAAGACACAGGCATAGGACTAGAAGCAGGAGTAGGACAAGGAGTAGGAGTCG AGATAGAAAGAAGAGAATTGAAAAGCCGAGAAGATTTAGCAGAAGTTTAAGCCGGACTCCAAGTCCACCTCCCTTCAGAGGCAGAAACACAGCAATGGATGCACAGGAAGCTTTAGCTAGAAG GTTGGAAAGGGCAAAGAAATTACAAGAACAGCGAGAAAAGGAAAtggttgaaaaacaaaaacaacaagaaatagCTGcag CTGCAGCTACTGGAGGTTCTGTTCTCAATGTTGCTGCCCTGTTGGCATCAGGAACACAAGTAACACCTCAGATAGCCATGGCAGCTCAGATGGCAGCCCTGCAAGCTAAAGCTTTGGCAGAGACAGGAATAGCTGTTCCTAGCTACTATAACCCAGCCGCTGTTAATCCAATGAAATTTGctgaacaagagaaaaaaaggaaaatgctttGGCAGGGCAAGAAAGAAGGG AGTGAAGATGAAGCTGGATGTAGCTCAGTTGATGAAGAAAGTTACAAGACTCTGAAGCAGCAGGAAGAAGTATTTCGAAATTTAGATGCTCAGTATGAAATGGCAAGATCACAAACCCACACACAAAGAGGAATGGGTTTGGGTTTCACATCTTCAATGCGAGGAATGGATGCAGTTTGA
- the RSRC2 gene encoding arginine/serine-rich coiled-coil protein 2 isoform X5, whose translation MIRTNFFLKQGRRHESKDKSSKKHKSEEHNDKEHSSDKGRERLNSSENGEDRHKRKERKSSRGRSHSRSRSRERRHRSRSRERKKSRSRSRERKKSRSRSRERKKSRSRSRERKRRIRSRSRSRSRHRHRTRSRSRTRSRSRDRKKRIEKPRRFSRSLSRTPSPPPFRGRNTAMDAQEALARRLERAKKLQEQREKEMVEKQKQQEIAAAAAATGGSVLNVAALLASGTQVTPQIAMAAQMAALQAKALAETGIAVPSYYNPAAVNPMKFAEQEKKRKMLWQGKKEGDKSQSAEIWEKLNFGNKDQNVKFRKLMGIKSEDEAGCSSVDEESYKTLKQQEEVFRNLDAQYEMARSQTHTQRGMGLGFTSSMRGMDAV comes from the exons ATGATAAG AACCAACTTCTTCTTAAAACAGGGAAGAAGACATGAATCCAAAGATAAATCCTCTAAGAAACATAAGTCTGAGGAACATAATGACAAAGAACATTCTTCTGATAAAGGAAGAGAGCGACTAAATTCATCTGAAAATGGTGAGGACAGGCACAAACGCAAAGAAAGAAAGTCATCAAGAGGCAGAAGTCACTCAAGATCTAGGTCTCGTGAAAG ACGCCATCGTAGTAGAAGCAGGGAGCGGAAGAAGTCTCGATCCAGGAGTAGGGAGCGGAAGAAATCGAGATccagaagcagagagaggaagaaatcgAGATCCAGAAGCAGGGAAAGAAAACGGCGGATCAGGTCTCGTTCCCGCTCAAGATCAAGACACAGGCATAGGACTAGAAGCAGGAGTAGGACAAGGAGTAGGAGTCG AGATAGAAAGAAGAGAATTGAAAAGCCGAGAAGATTTAGCAGAAGTTTAAGCCGGACTCCAAGTCCACCTCCCTTCAGAGGCAGAAACACAGCAATGGATGCACAGGAAGCTTTAGCTAGAAG GTTGGAAAGGGCAAAGAAATTACAAGAACAGCGAGAAAAGGAAAtggttgaaaaacaaaaacaacaagaaatagCTGcag CAGCTGCAGCTACTGGAGGTTCTGTTCTCAATGTTGCTGCCCTGTTGGCATCAGGAACACAAGTAACACCTCAGATAGCCATGGCAGCTCAGATGGCAGCCCTGCAAGCTAAAGCTTTGGCAGAGACAGGAATAGCTGTTCCTAGCTACTATAACCCAGCCGCTGTTAATCCAATGAAATTTGctgaacaagagaaaaaaaggaaaatgctttGGCAGGGCAAGAAAGAAGGG GACAAATCCCAATCTGCTGAAATATGGGAAAAATTGAATTTTGGAAACAAGGACCAAAATGTCAAATTTAGGAAATTGATGGGTATTAAG AGTGAAGATGAAGCTGGATGTAGCTCAGTTGATGAAGAAAGTTACAAGACTCTGAAGCAGCAGGAAGAAGTATTTCGAAATTTAGATGCTCAGTATGAAATGGCAAGATCACAAACCCACACACAAAGAGGAATGGGTTTGGGTTTCACATCTTCAATGCGAGGAATGGATGCAGTTTGA
- the RSRC2 gene encoding arginine/serine-rich coiled-coil protein 2 isoform X7 — MKEENTGAGAEAKRTNFFLKQGRRHESKDKSSKKHKSEEHNDKEHSSDKGRERLNSSENGEDRHKRKERKSSRGRSHSRSRSRERRHRSRSRERKKSRSRSRERKKSRSRSRERKKSRSRSRERKRRIRSRSRSRSRHRHRTRSRSRTRSRSRDRKKRIEKPRRFSRSLSRTPSPPPFRGRNTAMDAQEALARRLERAKKLQEQREKEMVEKQKQQEIAAAAAATGGSVLNVAALLASGTQVTPQIAMAAQMAALQAKALAETGIAVPSYYNPAAVNPMKFAEQEKKRKMLWQGKKEGSEDEAGCSSVDEESYKTLKQQEEVFRNLDAQYEMARSQTHTQRGMGLGFTSSMRGMDAV, encoded by the exons atgaaggaagaaaacacaggagccGGAGCAGAAGCAAAGAG AACCAACTTCTTCTTAAAACAGGGAAGAAGACATGAATCCAAAGATAAATCCTCTAAGAAACATAAGTCTGAGGAACATAATGACAAAGAACATTCTTCTGATAAAGGAAGAGAGCGACTAAATTCATCTGAAAATGGTGAGGACAGGCACAAACGCAAAGAAAGAAAGTCATCAAGAGGCAGAAGTCACTCAAGATCTAGGTCTCGTGAAAG ACGCCATCGTAGTAGAAGCAGGGAGCGGAAGAAGTCTCGATCCAGGAGTAGGGAGCGGAAGAAATCGAGATccagaagcagagagaggaagaaatcgAGATCCAGAAGCAGGGAAAGAAAACGGCGGATCAGGTCTCGTTCCCGCTCAAGATCAAGACACAGGCATAGGACTAGAAGCAGGAGTAGGACAAGGAGTAGGAGTCG AGATAGAAAGAAGAGAATTGAAAAGCCGAGAAGATTTAGCAGAAGTTTAAGCCGGACTCCAAGTCCACCTCCCTTCAGAGGCAGAAACACAGCAATGGATGCACAGGAAGCTTTAGCTAGAAG GTTGGAAAGGGCAAAGAAATTACAAGAACAGCGAGAAAAGGAAAtggttgaaaaacaaaaacaacaagaaatagCTGcag CAGCTGCAGCTACTGGAGGTTCTGTTCTCAATGTTGCTGCCCTGTTGGCATCAGGAACACAAGTAACACCTCAGATAGCCATGGCAGCTCAGATGGCAGCCCTGCAAGCTAAAGCTTTGGCAGAGACAGGAATAGCTGTTCCTAGCTACTATAACCCAGCCGCTGTTAATCCAATGAAATTTGctgaacaagagaaaaaaaggaaaatgctttGGCAGGGCAAGAAAGAAGGG AGTGAAGATGAAGCTGGATGTAGCTCAGTTGATGAAGAAAGTTACAAGACTCTGAAGCAGCAGGAAGAAGTATTTCGAAATTTAGATGCTCAGTATGAAATGGCAAGATCACAAACCCACACACAAAGAGGAATGGGTTTGGGTTTCACATCTTCAATGCGAGGAATGGATGCAGTTTGA